From the genome of Clostridia bacterium, one region includes:
- a CDS encoding MgtC/SapB family protein: protein MKQLLQFFDPHMHPELAIFVSQTLVRLILAAFLGGMIGLERESKRKAAGLRTNMFICFGAAMFTILSERLASEFGGDHTRIAAQIIPGIGFIGAGSILHSRAGVTGITTAATMFVVASIGMAVGGGLLLPAMFATLMLLIALHSLGFVETRWNLKPHMMTFEVRGKSAEELIWAVNEILESENRGMQSVQVGHTNGQSRLQFTVEGMREEHSALMKKLRMSPTVSSVEAVGAAEDQEE from the coding sequence ATGAAACAACTTCTTCAATTTTTCGACCCCCACATGCATCCGGAGCTTGCGATCTTCGTTTCGCAAACGCTGGTGCGACTTATCCTGGCCGCGTTTCTCGGAGGCATGATCGGTCTGGAACGTGAATCGAAGCGCAAGGCTGCGGGACTGCGGACGAACATGTTCATCTGTTTTGGGGCAGCCATGTTCACGATCCTTTCAGAGCGGCTTGCGAGTGAGTTTGGAGGCGATCACACTCGGATCGCGGCGCAGATCATTCCTGGCATCGGCTTCATCGGCGCCGGATCCATCCTGCACTCCAGGGCTGGGGTGACCGGCATTACGACGGCGGCAACGATGTTCGTTGTGGCGTCCATTGGGATGGCCGTCGGCGGCGGACTGCTGCTGCCCGCAATGTTTGCCACGCTCATGCTGCTCATCGCGCTGCACTCGCTGGGCTTCGTCGAGACGCGTTGGAACCTTAAGCCGCACATGATGACGTTCGAAGTTCGCGGCAAGAGCGCTGAAGAACTCATCTGGGCGGTCAACGAAATTCTCGAAAGCGAAAATCGCGGGATGCAAAGCGTACAAGTAGGACACACGAACGGCCAGTCGCGGCTTCAGTTCACAGTGGAAGGCATGCGCGAGGAACACAGCGCACTGATGAAGAAGTTACGCATGTCGCCGACCGTATCCAGCGTAGAAGCTGTTGGTGCTGCTGAAGACCAGGAAGAATAA
- a CDS encoding PfkB family carbohydrate kinase, protein MSILVVGSVAFDTLKTPFGVREKIIGGSATYFSLSASFFTDVRVVGVVGEDFTPEHENVMKSRGIDTRGIEHAKGKTFHWGGEYGENLNEAKTKFTDLNVFQNFKPQIPDEYLDSQFLFLANIDPVLQSDVRDKVPGAKMVGGDTMNLWIDIKRTQLLETLRKVDILLINDGEAKMLAADASLPRAARKILDVGPRALVIKHGEYGATIFFRDGVFGVGGHHPFRAPALPLDEVHDPTGAGDCFAGGFMGYIASQGEITREVLKRAMFYGSVMGSFAVERFGPERLQILTREEIDQRFQLFRDLTHLD, encoded by the coding sequence GTGTCCATCCTGGTTGTGGGTTCTGTTGCATTTGATACTTTGAAGACGCCTTTCGGCGTTCGGGAAAAGATCATTGGCGGCTCGGCTACATATTTTTCGCTGTCCGCAAGTTTCTTCACCGATGTGCGTGTCGTGGGCGTCGTAGGCGAAGACTTCACGCCTGAGCACGAAAACGTGATGAAGTCGCGTGGGATCGACACCCGTGGCATTGAGCACGCGAAAGGAAAGACCTTCCATTGGGGCGGCGAGTATGGCGAGAATCTTAATGAAGCGAAGACAAAATTCACGGACCTAAATGTCTTCCAGAATTTCAAGCCGCAGATCCCTGACGAATATCTTGACTCGCAGTTCCTTTTCCTGGCCAACATCGACCCCGTGTTGCAGTCGGACGTTCGCGACAAGGTGCCAGGGGCGAAGATGGTTGGCGGCGACACCATGAATCTCTGGATCGACATCAAGCGCACCCAGCTGCTGGAAACGCTGCGCAAGGTGGACATTCTGCTCATCAACGACGGTGAAGCCAAGATGCTCGCTGCTGATGCCAGCCTGCCGCGCGCCGCACGCAAAATACTGGATGTGGGGCCGCGTGCGCTCGTCATTAAGCACGGAGAGTATGGCGCGACTATTTTCTTCCGCGACGGAGTATTCGGTGTTGGCGGACATCATCCCTTCCGCGCCCCGGCTTTGCCGCTCGACGAAGTGCATGACCCAACGGGCGCAGGCGACTGCTTCGCCGGAGGCTTCATGGGCTACATTGCGTCGCAAGGCGAGATCACGCGCGAAGTCCTGAAGCGCGCGATGTTCTACGGCAGCGTGATGGGTTCCTTCGCAGTCGAACGTTTCGGCCCAGAGCGTTTACAGATACTTACGCGCGAGGAAATTGACCAACGCTTCCAGCTCTTCCGCGATCTCACGCACCTCGACTAA
- a CDS encoding haloacid dehalogenase-like hydrolase, whose translation MTQSAPAPAPQDFVESILQLRPRVAVFDCDGTLWSGDAGAEFFYWEIEHGLISPEVAAWALPRYRDYKAGKVDEETMCGEMVTIHRGINVENIRHAAAEFFHEHVAKRIFPELQELTRRLAEKGCHLWAVSSTNEWVITEGVRRFGIPAEHVIAACVQMDGDRASARLLRVPTGQGKAKAIREVIGRPISVAFGNSVHDAAMLEVARHAFAINPNPDLEIMAAERDWTIYKPIA comes from the coding sequence GTGACTCAGTCCGCCCCCGCCCCTGCCCCCCAGGATTTCGTTGAATCCATCCTGCAACTTCGTCCTCGCGTCGCTGTCTTCGATTGCGACGGAACGCTTTGGTCCGGCGACGCCGGTGCCGAGTTCTTCTATTGGGAGATCGAGCACGGCCTGATCTCGCCAGAAGTCGCAGCATGGGCACTTCCTCGATATAGGGATTACAAGGCCGGTAAAGTCGATGAAGAGACGATGTGTGGCGAAATGGTCACGATCCATCGCGGCATCAACGTGGAGAACATCCGGCACGCCGCCGCCGAGTTCTTTCACGAGCATGTAGCCAAGCGCATCTTTCCTGAGCTTCAGGAGCTAACGCGCAGACTCGCCGAAAAGGGATGTCATCTGTGGGCGGTTTCTTCCACCAACGAATGGGTCATTACCGAAGGTGTGCGCCGCTTCGGAATTCCCGCGGAACACGTTATTGCCGCTTGCGTCCAAATGGACGGCGACCGCGCGAGCGCTCGCCTGCTACGAGTACCAACCGGTCAGGGCAAGGCCAAAGCCATCCGCGAGGTCATTGGGCGTCCTATCAGCGTAGCCTTCGGAAACTCCGTTCATGACGCAGCCATGCTCGAGGTGGCGAGACATGCGTTCGCAATCAACCCCAATCCCGATTTAGAAATCATGGCCGCCGAGCGCGACTGGACTATTTACAAGCCAATTGCCTGA
- the mpl gene encoding UDP-N-acetylmuramate:L-alanyl-gamma-D-glutamyl-meso-diaminopimelate ligase encodes MKPSHIHLIGICGTAMASLAGMLKQRGFHVTGSDAAAYPPMSDFLASLGIPVAEPYCERNLEPRPDLVVVGNAISRGNPELEYVLDHRLPFDSMASVLHEEFLSARETLVIAGTHGKTTTTSMLAWIFSVAGRDPSFLIGGIAENFGSSFSVADGREFILEGDEYDTAFFDKGPKFLHYFPSAAILTSVEFDHADIYKSLDEVKTAFKRLVNLVPRRGRVIAWDASGNVSECVSRAFCSVERYGFEPNSHWRIVDMEFEADRTCWSVWREGKPWADFEFPLAGEYNVLNATAAAAMAANYGIDPQVIAKALASFLSVKRRLEVKAKVDGITIVDDFAHHPTAIKETLRALRTRYAGRRLWAVLEPRSNTLRRNIFRHELASSLALADCVVVASIFKSEAIPENERLDLASVIAEVSKAGILARQFATADEIIEAIAPELKCGDVVAILSNGGFGGIYEKLPAKLKSLHED; translated from the coding sequence ATGAAGCCTAGTCATATACATCTCATCGGAATTTGCGGCACAGCCATGGCCTCTCTGGCCGGCATGCTCAAGCAGCGCGGCTTTCACGTCACTGGCTCGGATGCGGCAGCGTATCCGCCCATGTCGGACTTTCTTGCCTCGCTCGGCATCCCCGTCGCGGAGCCATATTGCGAGCGCAACCTGGAACCGCGTCCCGATCTCGTAGTGGTTGGCAATGCCATATCGCGCGGTAATCCCGAACTGGAATACGTGCTCGACCATCGCTTGCCGTTTGATTCCATGGCGTCGGTGCTGCATGAGGAATTTCTCAGCGCGCGTGAAACGCTTGTTATAGCCGGCACCCACGGCAAGACGACGACAACGAGCATGTTGGCGTGGATATTCAGCGTTGCCGGACGCGATCCGTCGTTCCTGATCGGCGGCATTGCCGAGAACTTCGGGTCCAGTTTCTCCGTCGCCGACGGGCGCGAATTCATCCTTGAAGGCGACGAGTACGACACCGCGTTCTTCGACAAGGGGCCCAAATTCCTGCACTACTTTCCGTCAGCCGCTATTCTCACGTCAGTCGAGTTCGATCACGCGGACATCTACAAGAGCCTGGACGAAGTTAAAACGGCCTTCAAGCGCCTGGTGAATCTGGTGCCGCGCCGTGGGCGCGTCATTGCCTGGGATGCGAGCGGCAACGTCAGCGAGTGCGTGAGTCGCGCCTTCTGTTCGGTCGAGCGGTATGGATTCGAGCCAAACTCCCACTGGCGCATCGTTGACATGGAGTTTGAAGCCGACCGCACCTGCTGGTCAGTTTGGCGCGAAGGGAAGCCATGGGCAGACTTTGAGTTTCCGCTTGCGGGCGAGTACAACGTTTTGAACGCGACTGCCGCCGCAGCCATGGCTGCCAACTATGGAATCGATCCACAGGTGATCGCCAAGGCGCTGGCGTCGTTCCTCAGCGTGAAGCGTCGTCTGGAGGTCAAGGCGAAGGTTGATGGCATCACCATCGTCGATGACTTCGCCCATCATCCAACCGCAATCAAGGAGACGCTTCGGGCCTTGCGTACGCGTTATGCCGGACGTCGTCTCTGGGCAGTTTTGGAACCGCGTTCGAATACGCTGCGGCGGAATATTTTTCGTCACGAACTGGCGAGCAGCCTGGCACTGGCGGATTGCGTTGTCGTGGCGAGCATTTTTAAGTCGGAAGCCATTCCCGAAAACGAGCGTCTCGATCTTGCCTCGGTTATCGCCGAGGTCAGCAAGGCAGGCATTCTCGCGCGTCAGTTCGCTACCGCCGACGAAATCATTGAGGCGATAGCGCCTGAACTCAAGTGCGGTGACGTTGTCGCGATTCTTTCTAATGGCGGGTTCGGCGGAATCTATGAGAAGCTTCCGGCAAAACTGAAGAGTCTTCACGAGGATTAA
- the mtnP gene encoding S-methyl-5'-thioadenosine phosphorylase, whose amino-acid sequence MAKADIGILGGSGLYHMKGLTDVHEVSLDTPFGKPSDNYVIGMLAGRRVAFLARHGRGHKIMPTELNFRANIYGFKELGVERILSVSAVGSLKEKHKPLDFVVPDQFYDRTKQRVSTFFGDGIVAHIAFGDPVCMDVARIAHSACEKVGVNSKLGGTYVCMEGPQFSTKAESNLYRSWGMDVIGMTNLQEAKLAREAEICYATIAMVTDFDCWHPDHDDVTVDQIVAVLLKNAENAADVVREAVAAMPKERTCKCGSALATAILTSKDAVPPATRKRLDLIIGKYFTDKKVGA is encoded by the coding sequence TTGGCAAAGGCAGATATCGGTATTCTTGGCGGCAGCGGCCTGTATCACATGAAGGGTTTGACTGACGTACACGAGGTTTCGCTCGACACTCCCTTCGGAAAGCCGTCTGACAATTACGTCATTGGCATGTTGGCGGGACGCAGAGTCGCCTTTCTCGCTCGACACGGGCGTGGTCACAAGATCATGCCAACGGAGCTGAACTTCCGCGCGAACATCTATGGATTCAAGGAACTTGGCGTCGAGCGCATCCTGTCCGTCTCCGCCGTGGGTTCGCTGAAGGAAAAACACAAGCCGCTCGACTTCGTGGTGCCCGACCAGTTCTACGATCGAACCAAGCAGCGAGTCTCTACGTTCTTCGGAGATGGCATCGTGGCGCATATTGCGTTCGGCGATCCGGTTTGCATGGATGTGGCCCGCATCGCGCACTCTGCGTGCGAGAAAGTCGGAGTGAACTCCAAGCTCGGCGGAACCTACGTCTGCATGGAAGGCCCGCAGTTCTCAACCAAGGCTGAGAGCAACCTGTATCGAAGCTGGGGTATGGACGTGATCGGCATGACGAACTTGCAGGAAGCCAAGCTGGCGCGGGAGGCTGAGATCTGTTACGCGACCATCGCTATGGTCACCGACTTCGACTGCTGGCATCCGGATCACGATGACGTGACCGTTGACCAGATCGTTGCCGTTCTGCTCAAGAATGCCGAAAACGCAGCCGATGTCGTACGTGAGGCCGTTGCGGCCATGCCGAAAGAGCGTACTTGTAAGTGCGGCTCAGCGTTGGCGACGGCGATTCTCACGTCGAAGGATGCTGTTCCTCCGGCGACCCGCAAACGGCTGGACCTGATCATTGGAAAATACTTTACGGATAAGAAGGTGGGGGCATAG
- a CDS encoding iron-sulfur cluster assembly scaffold protein produces the protein MYSAQLLDHFQNPRNAGELAHATSMAEVQNPACGDVLQLWLRVDEGFIAAASFRARGCVSAMACASALTELLSGMPVMEARRLGKEQLLQAVGGVPEASTHAIQLALDAIGAALSN, from the coding sequence ATGTACTCGGCCCAGCTTTTGGATCATTTTCAGAACCCACGAAACGCGGGCGAACTCGCACATGCAACCTCTATGGCCGAGGTTCAGAATCCCGCATGCGGCGATGTCCTACAGCTCTGGTTGAGGGTTGATGAAGGATTTATCGCCGCCGCCTCATTCCGCGCGAGAGGTTGCGTCTCGGCGATGGCTTGCGCTTCGGCACTAACGGAGTTGCTCTCGGGAATGCCGGTCATGGAAGCGCGAAGGCTCGGGAAGGAGCAACTGCTTCAAGCCGTCGGCGGAGTGCCGGAGGCTTCGACGCACGCGATCCAATTAGCGTTGGACGCGATTGGCGCGGCATTGTCCAACTAA
- a CDS encoding ABC transporter substrate-binding protein, with the protein MSAITYPYRVASLQPSATVTLDRLGLLDRVVACTRYCQDVCPHAGDGTRLIISDSWTAQASQIIGANPDLVIASVPYQLEAVAEILKAGIRFLGLAPRTLADVYSDMLAIAGIMGAGASGERLVSDMQMEIELVRRASTRCNSRPRVFCEEWGKPIIHSQPWVKELVEAAGGEFIGEPGQKTDADAVRTDNPDVIVAAWCGAGNRVPLEKVISERDWIETKAARTRQVFCVSDELLNTPAPTLLDGLRALAWAMEPNRTNQPPGIRQIADSSATPTAQATGPRSC; encoded by the coding sequence ATGTCAGCTATCACATATCCATATCGCGTGGCCTCGCTGCAACCAAGCGCGACGGTCACGCTCGATCGGCTCGGCCTGCTGGATCGTGTCGTCGCCTGCACGCGCTATTGCCAGGACGTATGTCCCCACGCTGGTGACGGCACTCGGCTCATCATTTCAGATTCCTGGACCGCTCAAGCCAGCCAGATCATAGGCGCGAATCCGGACCTCGTCATCGCATCCGTGCCTTACCAGTTGGAAGCCGTGGCAGAGATACTCAAAGCCGGAATACGTTTCCTCGGACTCGCCCCGCGAACTCTCGCAGATGTTTACTCGGACATGCTGGCGATTGCGGGCATCATGGGCGCAGGCGCCTCAGGCGAAAGGCTTGTCAGCGATATGCAGATGGAGATCGAGCTTGTGCGGCGGGCCAGCACCAGATGCAATTCCCGACCGCGCGTCTTCTGCGAGGAGTGGGGCAAGCCCATCATCCACTCGCAACCGTGGGTGAAGGAGCTCGTGGAGGCCGCTGGCGGTGAGTTCATCGGCGAACCGGGACAAAAGACCGACGCTGATGCAGTACGCACGGATAATCCTGACGTGATCGTTGCCGCCTGGTGCGGCGCAGGAAACCGCGTGCCACTGGAGAAAGTCATTAGCGAGCGCGACTGGATCGAGACGAAGGCAGCTCGCACGCGCCAGGTATTCTGCGTAAGCGACGAGCTGCTCAATACCCCCGCGCCCACGCTGCTCGATGGCTTGCGCGCGCTGGCGTGGGCGATGGAGCCCAACCGAACGAATCAGCCCCCGGGCATACGCCAGATCGCCGATTCCTCCGCGACGCCCACAGCGCAAGCGACTGGGCCGCGCTCCTGCTGA
- a CDS encoding nucleotidyltransferase family protein, whose protein sequence is MSRSPSILGVILAAGESSRMGRDKALLPWPPIADGTGGAVRSFLSCTIELLKQHTEMVLVVTGSNSDLLAPTIYSQGAFLVENTAPELGQFSSLKAGLQSVLQYGRDAAMVALVDRPPVLESTVMRLHAAFLEGLEHGMWATVPEFGGQHGHPIVLAREMMELLLRAPLTTTARDVMHANADHIVYVPVEDPLVAANINTPDDYARLGASFR, encoded by the coding sequence ATGAGCCGTTCTCCAAGTATTTTGGGCGTCATCCTTGCGGCCGGTGAATCGTCGCGCATGGGACGCGACAAGGCATTACTGCCCTGGCCGCCGATTGCGGACGGCACAGGCGGCGCTGTAAGGAGCTTTCTGAGTTGCACGATCGAACTCCTGAAGCAGCATACCGAGATGGTGCTGGTGGTGACCGGAAGCAATTCCGACCTGCTTGCTCCCACTATTTATTCGCAAGGCGCGTTCCTGGTTGAGAACACCGCCCCCGAGTTGGGTCAGTTCAGTTCGCTGAAGGCGGGACTGCAATCCGTGTTGCAGTACGGGCGCGACGCCGCAATGGTTGCACTTGTTGACCGTCCTCCCGTGCTGGAATCCACCGTCATGCGACTGCACGCTGCTTTTCTGGAGGGCCTTGAACATGGCATGTGGGCGACGGTACCCGAGTTTGGCGGACAGCATGGTCATCCTATTGTGCTTGCTCGCGAGATGATGGAGTTGCTGCTGAGGGCTCCGTTGACAACCACGGCGCGCGATGTGATGCATGCCAATGCCGACCACATCGTGTATGTTCCAGTCGAGGACCCGCTGGTGGCCGCAAACATCAATACGCCGGACGATTACGCACGGCTCGGCGCCAGTTTCAGATGA
- the dapF gene encoding diaminopimelate epimerase yields MRIPFVKGSACGNDFLIVDGAYAGNDIAALTRRMCDRNNGVGADGVEWLYPSETADARIRLVNADGSDAELSGNGTRCVAAHIAFESGLQRILIATDAGVKTCELTSREGPLFEFTTAMGAPKVSGAVELAIGGNVVTGVPVSMGNPHFVVFVNEFQPGWQALAEGIQRQPLFPQGTNVEFVRVLNSGEIEIRIFERGAGETLSSGTGSSASAAAAIATGRVMRTLQVHTPGGSQQVRWEDELFLTGPARLVCRGEFFV; encoded by the coding sequence TTGCGAATTCCATTTGTAAAGGGAAGTGCCTGCGGGAACGACTTCCTCATTGTTGATGGCGCGTACGCCGGCAATGACATCGCGGCGCTCACACGTCGCATGTGCGACCGCAACAACGGCGTTGGAGCCGATGGCGTCGAGTGGCTGTACCCTTCCGAAACAGCCGATGCCCGCATTCGTCTGGTGAACGCCGACGGCTCGGACGCGGAGCTGTCAGGCAACGGGACGCGATGCGTGGCAGCGCACATCGCTTTTGAAAGCGGATTGCAACGCATTCTGATCGCGACCGACGCCGGCGTGAAGACCTGTGAACTGACGAGTCGCGAAGGACCGCTATTCGAGTTCACGACCGCCATGGGAGCACCTAAGGTCTCGGGGGCGGTTGAACTCGCCATAGGAGGCAACGTCGTCACAGGCGTGCCCGTCTCTATGGGCAACCCGCATTTCGTTGTGTTTGTGAATGAGTTTCAGCCCGGCTGGCAGGCCCTGGCCGAAGGCATACAGCGCCAGCCACTGTTCCCGCAGGGCACCAACGTCGAGTTCGTTCGCGTGCTGAACAGTGGCGAGATCGAGATTCGCATCTTCGAGCGCGGCGCAGGAGAAACGCTGTCTTCCGGGACTGGATCGTCGGCTTCGGCTGCTGCGGCCATAGCGACCGGGCGCGTAATGCGTACGCTACAGGTTCATACTCCTGGAGGAAGCCAGCAAGTCCGTTGGGAAGACGAATTGTTTTTGACCGGCCCCGCACGACTGGTCTGCCGAGGCGAGTTTTTCGTTTAA
- a CDS encoding 3-isopropylmalate dehydrogenase — MRIQLVFWYVDDHMANKRVAVIPGDGIGREVIPAALKVVRATGAPVEFTKFDWGAERYLKDGTTVPPDGFQMLSRDFDAILLGAVGDPRVPSNQHGKEILLGLRFKLDLYANVRPVKLLDAALCPLKNARVEDVNFTVIRENTEGVYAGMGGFFKKDTPDEIATQEDVNTRKGVERVIRFAFEYARANGRKKVMMSDKSNVMTYAGGLWQRVFKDVAAEYGDIEPQHMLVDALCLQMVREPQSLDVIVTNNMFGDIITDLAAALQGGLGMAASGNIHPGRTSMFEPVHGSAPPLAGKNLANPIGSILTSAMMLDYLGMKTEAARIESAVAAAVREKKMTSDVGGALGSRECTDYIASRIQVTAGTSGQGALI, encoded by the coding sequence ATGCGGATTCAACTCGTTTTCTGGTATGTTGACGACCATATGGCGAACAAGCGCGTTGCGGTCATTCCGGGTGACGGCATTGGCAGGGAAGTGATTCCTGCCGCTCTCAAGGTAGTGCGCGCGACTGGCGCGCCGGTGGAGTTCACCAAGTTCGACTGGGGCGCTGAGCGGTATCTCAAGGACGGTACCACGGTCCCGCCGGATGGCTTCCAGATGCTGAGCCGCGATTTCGACGCAATCCTGCTGGGTGCCGTAGGCGATCCCCGAGTTCCATCCAACCAGCATGGCAAGGAAATCCTGCTGGGCCTGCGCTTCAAGCTCGACCTCTACGCTAATGTGCGTCCCGTGAAACTGCTGGATGCCGCGCTGTGTCCGCTGAAGAATGCGCGCGTGGAAGATGTCAATTTCACCGTGATTCGCGAGAACACCGAAGGCGTCTATGCCGGCATGGGCGGCTTCTTCAAGAAGGACACTCCGGACGAGATCGCCACGCAAGAAGACGTCAACACGCGAAAAGGCGTTGAGCGCGTCATCCGTTTTGCTTTCGAGTATGCGCGCGCGAACGGACGCAAGAAGGTCATGATGTCCGACAAGTCGAACGTCATGACATACGCGGGTGGTTTGTGGCAGCGAGTGTTCAAGGACGTTGCTGCCGAGTACGGCGACATCGAGCCGCAGCATATGCTCGTGGACGCGCTTTGTCTTCAGATGGTGCGCGAGCCGCAATCTCTCGATGTCATCGTCACCAACAACATGTTCGGCGACATCATCACGGACCTTGCCGCGGCACTGCAAGGCGGTTTGGGAATGGCAGCCAGCGGTAACATCCATCCGGGCCGGACTTCGATGTTTGAGCCCGTACACGGTTCGGCTCCGCCGCTTGCCGGCAAGAACCTCGCAAATCCCATAGGTTCTATCCTCACATCCGCCATGATGCTCGACTATCTGGGAATGAAGACCGAGGCCGCCCGAATCGAAAGCGCCGTGGCGGCCGCTGTGCGTGAGAAGAAGATGACCTCAGACGTGGGCGGAGCGCTCGGTAGTCGCGAGTGCACGGACTACATTGCTTCCCGCATCCAAGTGACAGCCGGAACCTCCGGACAGGGCGCACTGATTTGA
- a CDS encoding LD-carboxypeptidase: MKRNVKPGTKIKGERIKPPSLRVGDTIGIIAPASSIDAEALKRGCARLLTLGYKPLFFDSIFDSDLYFAGSVRQRVNDLHEMFRRDDIRAVLCARGGYGCNYLLPYLDLELIRSHPKPFIGYSDVTTLLTWFVDNGLGAFHGPMATKDFAHTDGVDLVSWRSVLSGDSYTAEFNGDIQVKPLVPGRAQGTLYGGCLSMLTASLGTPYEIRTRGTIVFIEDIAAKPYQVDRMLMQLKTAGKFAGVRGIIFGEMLECEQPGASDYDVSQIVMRIVRDLGIPVAYGLPSGHVTRANITLPLGVRASLVVTDSSVRLACKPATIAADSSQSAHS, from the coding sequence ATGAAGCGCAACGTGAAGCCTGGCACGAAGATTAAAGGCGAGCGGATCAAGCCGCCGTCTCTGCGTGTGGGCGATACCATCGGCATTATCGCACCGGCAAGCTCTATTGATGCCGAAGCGCTCAAGCGCGGCTGCGCACGACTTCTGACGCTTGGCTACAAGCCGCTATTCTTCGATTCCATTTTCGACAGCGATCTCTACTTTGCCGGATCCGTGCGCCAGCGCGTCAACGATCTGCATGAGATGTTCAGGCGCGATGACATTCGTGCCGTCCTCTGCGCTCGTGGCGGATACGGCTGCAATTACCTGCTTCCGTATCTCGACCTCGAACTGATTCGTTCGCATCCCAAGCCGTTCATCGGCTACAGCGACGTTACGACGCTGCTGACGTGGTTCGTCGATAACGGGCTCGGGGCGTTTCACGGACCCATGGCGACCAAGGACTTCGCTCACACCGATGGCGTCGATCTGGTGTCATGGCGCTCTGTCCTTTCTGGTGACTCCTACACGGCGGAGTTCAATGGCGACATTCAGGTGAAGCCGCTTGTGCCGGGACGCGCGCAGGGTACGCTCTACGGCGGATGCCTCTCCATGCTGACAGCCTCGCTCGGGACGCCGTATGAGATTCGGACCAGGGGCACGATTGTTTTTATCGAAGACATCGCGGCAAAACCCTACCAGGTTGACCGGATGTTGATGCAGTTGAAAACAGCAGGCAAGTTCGCTGGCGTTCGTGGAATCATCTTTGGCGAAATGCTTGAGTGCGAGCAGCCGGGCGCGAGCGATTATGACGTAAGCCAGATCGTCATGCGCATCGTCCGCGACCTTGGAATTCCTGTTGCTTACGGGCTTCCCAGCGGACACGTGACGCGCGCCAACATTACTCTGCCGCTCGGTGTTCGGGCGTCGCTAGTCGTGACAGATAGCTCGGTGCGGCTTGCGTGCAAACCGGCGACCATCGCCGCAGACTCTTCCCAATCGGCCCATTCATGA